gaaatgtaaaatttctcttttttaatcaCTAATGTATTTCAggtactttataaaaatatcacagTTTCTTATACGTCTTACATTACACTTCTCTTTTTGCTTTGCTTGTTTTCCTTCAAATCATGGCTACAGGAttcctggaaaaaaataaacaaaaacatacacAGGAAATAcgataaaaggaaaattctgtttaaaagcTAAAGTTAAGATGAAACGTACATTTAACTATATTACCACTCCAATTTTTTCAACCGTAATATTGCGCTAAATTGAGctatattttgatactttttatacttTAGTACATGACATTATGGTTAAAGTTGATAGGAAATACGATTCAATTCAAGATCTCATTAAGGTTGCAGAAACTTTGAATCGTATTAGGAGCCAAGGTCAaccgatttttctgaaaatgtttaaacgtatatttttagaactcaTCTACttaagaaattagaattttttctgaaagaatgtaaaaaattgcaaacattgAGAAAGCAATGGTAGTTCAAACAGTCAATCACTTTCTTGAtgaaactattgggaccatattttccaagtTACTGcaatttcacattttgaaagTAGATATTCTGAAatcgtgaaaaaaatatttatgcagaaaaacttcaatttttgagtcagatccactgcttaaaatattgtctatcTCTTGTACCATTAAGAATGTAGCTtagaatattgattttttttttgtcgtatgcttgtttaggcagtgggggtacGATTGCTCCTGTTTTCAGTggagccatctatggccaggaattcgacttctgccaatccattcacacaaccaccacccgtttatagggcggataacattcacacacaaaggaaaaaggacatagaacacacagagggAGAAAGagacatccatgccttgcccgggattcgaacccaggacctttcagATGCGAGGACAGTTCCCTgtcccctacacaggccggtcggctgtATATTGATGAGCCGAAATAAAAAGTCATTGAGTTGGCGTCTGTTTTCTtcctttcattttgttttactttcataaatttagaggaaaattcatcttccttttttttaatgaaacctcgaatttgtggttaaaaataatttaagcaaaaagaaGGAAATGAAAATTGCAAACATTGCGGAAATATTGGTAGTTCAAGCtgtgtgtgtgcgtgcgtgtgtgcgtgcgtgtgtgtgtgtgtgcgtgcgtgcgtgcgtgcgtgcgtgcgtgtgtGCGTGCGTGCGCGCGTGCGTGCGTACGTTGTGTTGTGTTGTGTGTcagaatagtttgaaaaataaaaattgcatgaattaattaatgttaacattgttaaaaactttgaagccatgttattcttttaattcgttGCTATTAAGATTAACGTTCATTGCTATTAAGATGTGATTATAGGTTCATTGCTATTAAGATGTGATAGATGTAAGGATTGTGGTTCAACATTGAACTTAATTTTCTGAGAATGTAGAATAAACTGGCAAGGTATCTGGCACATATCTGCCAAAATTTATGAACTATATTCCGCGCTAGATTCGATTTCtgaatatatctttttatagcagtattactctaaaaaatgtCCTATTGGTAGAGTTTAATCTGCTTAATTAAAACTATGCCGTGATTAAACTGTCAAGACGTGTTACGACTCAGTGGTTGTAAACACTGAGAGGTAGAATGGGTTTCGATCCTCAATGGTGGCATGAAGCTCATTCAACTTCAGATTCATGGGAACCAGCTTATCTTGGAAATAAGAGCAGCTTATGTACACAACTATGCCATTGATCACTAAAGTGTTGTGCCCTTGCCCCCACGATTTTTCTGGTTCATAGAGGAAAAGCTTTGgattcattttgttattgttaaacTGTTAAGTGAAAGGTCAATGATACCTGTTATAACATAATTACCTGTTatttaccacacatttatttactctttttctttttatgtgtgGAGATTATTATTCAAGTGTGGAGAGAGGGTAATATGCAAGTAAGCCTCagtttttcttcctctttcaGAAAccaattttaagtgaaatagaatattaaaaaaatataaatgcaacgTTCTTTACGATTAATTGTCgcaaaagtatacatttttgaaaataattaatttaaaacaatgccgaaatctttttaaaattcaatactaaatttaaaaattagctgaAACTATCActgcatttttaacttttcaaaaaaaagaaaaaaagaaattattaaataatttgtattaatattttgaattcttttctatatgattaaataaaggCTATTATGTCAGTTTTCATCCTTTAAataggaaacaaaatttatattttgtttgttacgCAATGGGGAACATTGCTAATttcaatatagaaatatttagatCTACGTAGCAGCAAATAATTTCTTGATGCACAGGGTACAAAACAAAACGAATACCTCAGTatcttttgattaattaattagattgtCATGCTCTAAACTCTCTATCCATATGGTTTGAATGATCATCTcaaatttgctaaataattcttgaccttcaaaatatagaggATAGCCATTATCTCGAAATTATGGGTACAGTAGTTCGGGCCGGAAACAtccaaaaatttgtttctctaatatatatatatatatatatagctatNaactttatatatatatatatatatagtatattacTCGTGAGtactaattttgatatatttccaggaaaagaaatttaaggaaatgttttaagttgaaaaaaaaggctGTAAAATTTTTCCAACTTGGTTAAATGCTTGTTTAACTAtgcaaatttgaagcaaaacattatttttcaatttatgaatcaatcaagaaatgattaaaatgcGTAAAACATAAGGAAAtctcatttatttatgtaagagtcattaacatatttatttacttgtcatattagtttaaaattttacattaaaatgaatttaacggatgatgcacccagtTTGAgggtaatttttataagaatttataatgtagattttttgttgaaatgtttttttgcaaaagtttttaattggcAGAAAATCTATTTGAATTTCATAGCATTCTTCAGCTTACTAGGAAATCAaagctaatattaaaaatttgttccagTATATGCATTAAAGTGgccatttataaattttatgatttcttaacttttgaATCATTGAGCATATCATTCGAGATGCAAAATGATCAGCCataataatttagtatatttcattattatgtatTCATACTGTTTACGTATTTCTCTTTTTGCTAAATAAGTGTCCTGTAAGTTATGTTAATCGTACGTGATTATTTACTTGttaaataatcaaaagtttagaaaaatacgttttttgcATGATGCAATATACTGGATACCCAAATAAGTGGGTATCCACATTCTTCCGAAAGAGATGTCTAGGTATAGTAAATTGGCTATGCGTAACTTAAGGAATTCTTTTCGATGTCGCTTGGGGGAAATAAAGCATAGGAATTACTagattaaaaacaatacaataaaggaaaagaaaagtaaaataccGAATTGTAGAGCGTCTTTGGTTCAATACAACAGACAATGAGCCACAGTGGCTCAGGAGCTAGCTTCTGAATGAGATGcttcgggttcgaatccagcgaTGGTTGATCGATGCGTTCCCAGCTCAAACTTTCCTTGAAGCTGACGCAAATTATCCTCTGTAGTAGACCAATCATGGAATAAAATCCCCTTTCTTTTAGCTTTACCTTGAGAGATTTTTGCGGTTTTCCTTACCaggtaacgcaaatgcgagtaaGTTCCTTCAAAAGGTCCTCCACAATGGCTAATTTGTCTTGGCCTGTTTTATTTGtgagattcaaaattataaaacttctgTCACGAACACTGATAGTAGTAAACTTTAAATTGAGCTGTTCAATGCTAgctgtaagaaaaaataaaatatggacaTTTACTCTACTTTCTTTTCCCTCAGTGTAGGTAGGAATACAATTTCACACATTTATTATATGCCctaataacatttttcattaatacttttgaagataagaaaagaaaaatagttattaatgtCAAGTAAACTGGCATAAGTTTCGCCATCAAAATAACCGCATTGGTCATTATAATATAAAGCCAAATAAAGTCAGTTAACAAAAGTCTCGATTTTTCACGTTACGTTTTAGAAAtgtattacttcaaaaattcaaatattttgattatctgATTTACATTTAATTCCGAACAATTTGGATACTCGAGGTTCCACTTTATAGTTAAACtatttattgactttttaaCAAGATAtctatacaaattattttcggAAAAATATCTTAACATTCATGTTTACCATTCCATTAATGTATGTTTATAATATAGAGTTACATGTATGAATCGCAGGTGTAAGAGCAAATTATTGTGCAATTTTGCAGCGTAGTTTTGGCTAAAAATATTGGTCTAGTCTCAATATATTGGTAAAGataatgaactttaaaaacggagaaaataacaatttaatttttgtgccaTCTCTAGACacaaataattcctttttatcaaaaattgttaatatttatgaggaattgataaaaaaaatttcttttataatcataTATGCATGCATCGATCtttacgttgtttttttttttctaaaaaaatacatgcatttattttttaatctatgtaCAGAAGAGGGATAAAATAGATGTTATTTAAAGTCATCTATGCCAGTAAAAAGATTTATATGAggtcaattaaattataaatcaataatgtctcatattttaaaaaaaataattatacaaaaaaggaaaacaatctCGAAGTTCTGAAACATTTAATTCaacttacaagggaaactagggaagtgtgactcgccaattttgaaataaactagatgaggaataattttagggggcaacattcgtttcggcccatagaggGTCCTAtgacagataaaaaataattaagtatgtagaaaaatcggtatttcattacttcactgcagactattagttattgtaattatctcatactccaattaattttgtgctactttttgtcaaaattgatttcgaaaattttatatatctgtagtttttcagaaaaaaaaacaaaaaaattggcattttttaaaaaaaaaattttggcatccaagtttttaaattttttttttccaaaaaattttccaatattaaaactagtaaacagtaataaatttcatttatatgagaGTCGAAATATAATTCGCATTTTCCCAAACTGatggaattttttcatatttaatgtgtatccaaaaatgtgatttataaaaaaaaaaaattttttttttcatattgttagatcttgcaaaaaaatctgaaataatttatgtgattgcataaaattaaattgcatttataaaaatgttttcaaatttgcttggcgggaaatttgaacttaaaaaaatatttcagttttcaacgattttctttttttcttgaaaggTCAACCGTactatataaacaaaatttgtaagtaTTTGTCGCTTTAatagacacattttttttttcttaattattttcttgcacaactggtaaaaaaatgtagaaaaaaaaagtttcaaaaaaaaagtttttgccaaaaaattaaaatattatttaaaaatattgtcctgggaattgttcaatattttgtcaaaacattgctatttttgaaatattattcattaaattatctttataccTGATATCCTAGCTAATGCcaacttttaaagttaaatatttcaaaaattagctaggatatcagatataaaaataatattataaagatagcaatgttttgacaaaatattgaacaattcACAGGACATAGATATCAACGGATTTNAATAATTATACAAGAAAGGAAAACAATCTCGAAGTTCTGAAACATTTAATTCAACTTAGACGCTTTTTcaattcgtaaaataaaattttcttgaagtaTAAGTATAAAACGCTAAACAAAATTTCCAAACAAAAGTCACTCTTTGTGAATATAACtcgtttttctttccttttttttatttaaaactattattttaccttaaaaatacattataacaGGTTATTATTTTAGctgcaatattaaattaaatcctctacaaaaaaatatttcactgcagctaaagataatttataaatgattcataTTCTGTCTTTGATGAAAAAAGAGATTGTAATTAAGTTTCGAGTTATATAAcaccatatatattttttcaggaggTTAATGATGCTCATAATTctatgtacatatatatttagcacagaaaatttaatcatacaGGTAATTCAATCATACACATAACgataaaacacatttaaagaaaattctaatattacaaaaagttcATAAATGATGTTGAACATAGTACAGCATAACAGTACATAACATACAATACgtaaaaatcaaagttaaaatgTGGAAATACTAAatcttataactttttaatagtgttaacaaatatatatatatttgtttatagaaTTGCAGACTACATTACTAAATTCAATTGCTTCAATAGTTGTTTATGTCCATTGGCTAAGCAAACTTGAAGCAAAGTAAATTTCTGTTCATTTCTAGCCTTTGAGACTGCTATTTTCTCCTCAAAACCAAGAATCTTTAACTTGGACATTATTCTGTTGTCTCCAATTGAAACACACATGAAAAGTTCATCAATGAGCTGTAGAAAGTCAGAAATTTCCTTTAAGGTTGTGTAATCCTTTGGTGTTTTACAGTCTTTATTTTGTATGTTATAGATTGCTCCATACTTAAGCAAAGTAATGGCGGTTTCAAAATTTGCTGCTGCATGCAGTGCCGAGTTACCACAGTTTTTTGTTTTGGCATTTATAAATGTCGACAAATGATGTACGTTTTCACCTTTAACATGCATGAGCAATAACTCGGCAATTTCAGCATGTCCTTTAGACGATGCAATGTGCAAAGCCGTATTTCCTTTAATAGTTGCTTGCATAGCATCACATTTcttctgtaataaaattttaaccacaGATATATTGCCTCTATGTACAGCAAAATGTAGAAGAGTTCTACCTTCGGAAATAGTGCTTCTGAGGTGACGCAGCTCTAACTCTTCTACTGTTGGAACATGGgcattagttttctttaaatctcCTGATCtccataaatttaaatcatccAAAGGATATTTCATAGCCTCTATTAGATTTTCTGATTTCAAAACTTCGGAATGTTCATTTcccaaaacatattttagattttcaatattttctttcaaaattttactagcttcaaaaaatttccCCATATTAAACAATATCAATCCCAAACTTTGTTTTGTTCTTACTGTATCTTTATGATTTGGACCTAAGTCTTTTtcctgaatatttaaaatttctctcaagCCTTCCACAGATTCATTAggtttatttatataacataatataGAGTTTATGTTATGGAATGTTCTTAAAGTATTTGCATGAAAAGGaccataaactttttttctagattCATAAACACATTTGTAGGTGGAAAGGGCTTCGTCGTATTTACCTAATTTAGCTAAAGTTAGACCTATTTTACTTTGCGTAAATAAAGTCAGGGGATTGTCCGGACCATAAATTTCAAGGTGCTTTTCGAAAACAATATTATAGGCTTTCAAAGCCTCTTCATAGTGTTCAAGGCTGTTTAAAACTGACGCCATACCAGACAAAGTTCTTAAAGTATCAAAATCATTTAGACCAAACATTTCGCTTTGTtgttgaaaaacatatttaaaaatttgaaatgcttCGATGTTTTGACCTTGACCATGCATTGCTTGAGCTACGAAGgattgcatttttaaagaatcagCATTAAACTCTTTctcatttcttataaatttcgtACAGGCACGAAGTAATTTTTCATAGTCTTGGCTTGACAATGATGTTGATTTTCTACTTTCAAAGATATCAGGAATATCTGTACCAAGGTTCTGGGatgttttcttctgaaaatcGTTTAGATTGGTTAGAGCGTATTTTGGCTTGTTAAGtatctgaataattttatgtCTAGCAATTTCAAAATCCTTGTCAATTATACTCTCGAGGTGTTTCAGTTTGGGAAAGTCATTTTTTACTGCACAAGTCATTAGAGTTTTTTCTTCGTTGTTTTTTGCAAATgctatagattttaaaaattcagaattttcaactttttctagagtacttaaaatattaatattacaattttgtacatttttgaaaacaatgtcaatgaattttaataagtcGTTAATATATTTGCTTGAAGCTAAATCTAGAGGAGTCTTTCTGTCAGTGGACATGGCATTATAAATAGCCCCATTTTCTAACAGAAGTTTTGCTGCCTCATATTTTCCATACTTGGACGCGATGTGAAGCGGTGTGACATTTTGTCCTCCAAATGCGTTAGGATTTGCCTTGTATTCCAGTAGTAATTGAATAATTTCCGTATTACCCTCCCCTACAGCATAATGCAGAAGCGTTGCATGATCTGAATCCATGGCATGGATACAGGCTCCTTTATCAATAAGCAATTTTACATTAGAAACGTTGTTACTCTTAACTgagtgaaaaatttctttaatcatcagtagaaactttttaatatttgcactATCAGTAAGTAATAATGGAGTTCTATGAAAGATATCATGAAAGCAGTCATAAATTGCACCGTTGCTGAGCAGTACCCTGAGGACTTCCTCGAAACCAAACATGGCAGCTAAATGAATGGGTCGGGCTCCATTATCACCAGATTCGTTtatattaattccttttttaatgaaatatttaacgaCATCTGTTTGACCAGCTTGAGCCGCATAATGAAGAACATTCATATTAGCACATCCACGTTCccttaataaagttttatcgcattgaataaaatattcaacaatatGTAAATGTCCCTCTCGTGCTGCTAAGTGTATGGGTTTTGAGTTGAAACTGTTAACTGCACGTAATGAGGCATTTTCGCTTATTAGAAATTTGACTATGTCTAGGTGGCCATACTCAGCAGCAATATGTAACAAAGTATAATCACCATTCAATTTTGCATTTACGTTTGTAGTTTTCttctggaaaattatttttacgagaTCCAAACGATCATACCATACAGCCCACTCTATAGGTCTTCGATTCTCTGAATCCAGCTTATTAATGTCTGCTCCTCTATCTAACAGTAATTTTGTGATTTTGGAATGGCCTCGTTTAACTGCTAGATgcaaatttgaagtaaaattatttattaaaatataattaacatcaGCTCcatgatttaagaaaatagttacAATGTCCTCATAGCCACACTCAATAGCACGAAACAAAGATTCTTCTAAACTGAAATCTTCTGTTAGTgatttattatgcaaaatataagaaACCACTCGCTCCATACCATTGAATGAAGCGTATTGAAGAAACTTATCTATATCACCTTTAAACTGCTTCCCTGAATATATTTCGTTTTGTTGTAGAAGAATCAAACACATTTCTTCGTGCCCACCTTGGATAGCTTTCATGAGTGGATATCCAGCATTTACATCAGCTCCATTTTTGATTAACACACGAGCTATTTCAGTGAAATTGCACTCTGAAGCTAAGCATAAAGCAGTGTTGCCTTCAGATGTCATAGAATTTAAAGAACACTTTTCAGTCGATAACAGTAAATTAACAACTTCAAGATGATTCGTTTCAACGGCGCTATGCAAAGGTGTATATCCGTTGTCGTTAGGTATGTTAAGATCAGGCAGCTTGTTGACAAGATATTGAACAATATAAGTGTTACCCGAGAGGCAAGAAAGATGCAGCGCAGTCATACCCTTATTATCTTTCCACTGTAACCATTTCATCACACTACTACCCATCGCATTGGTAGCCATTTCTACAAGAGTTTTAAAGATTGTAAACATATTTGAGTTAGATGCGAACATATCATAATTCACTACATTAACTATCATACccaactgtttaaaaaatatagcaatatatTTTGTGGTTAAAGCACAACAATGTAACAATGTGTACCCATTTTCAGTACTTAGAGAAAAAGCCTTCCTGCTTAATAAAAGAGTACTAGCTATATCGTAATTTCCACCAAGTATTGCGAGTCTCAAAGGAGTAAAACCTTTCAGATCTACGGCAGTTACATCTGCTCCATGTTCAATTAATCGCTTCGAGATATCATTTGTAAcgtattttatacttaaatgaaGAGGAGTGCAGCCCTCA
Above is a window of Parasteatoda tepidariorum isolate YZ-2023 chromosome 5, CAS_Ptep_4.0, whole genome shotgun sequence DNA encoding:
- the LOC107442533 gene encoding uncharacterized protein; this translates as MDARSLEIDTQVQGLLELLKKSEISAINQILQFNGSNQRCIYINVLKSIKNAIEFNDEVNFEELCRILALITNVNISTHLFSYFSYNDNPFKKSNVVIMACKHNRLELLNNIFSDNSSTISDLSTKVGATFPLPTDQDEEGHNAFYYSVRSGNTQLLEVLMKKWPMNYFSSRKEELCSLLSESLNELMLKNVDISIEIQIFIHSFLLDYYFEENPPSESSDYSHNDIQESLSLILEYSDLYETKYANSKSKDLLIVLGKGIARNIFTLKKWLKSTYDRIPWEEMEFHLISHIRYLNNQGCYINCCVTETDFLKYLATFSECLENETKDIKFTDIKNLSTFPNKTRGDMINSITHKYSHFEEFYQNYEFIRDYESLSIIKKCVDAVTEVNTVEKSGKTVIVRALQVMGENFKNTLESPKLSSGTSDYLMSFLPKETVRIIKALRNSFSHGFPLAICHEIEEMYGSEFYVRVQNDLKSLNVGITSAFQKIKFEIFRTLLKKICDCEDIDVLKDTFHMIRLICCKNDVSQFFPRNNAVIEVEKLVSDLDKIMRKKTHFEKSLFSKIAEIISFEKQFLEISETEFQKHLNMLNSNFTPEYEMSSHDIFSTKCRIKCRLDIINPLYNSEGLENINSLISEIYRSIGKGRINSHALSLISRIIYMTVRRNHEIKNLHEFRKFFQKTEKITFKTIKNRKLIQTLSYQEILLNDITAIKRLVEENNLSENNIESFFIYKNNLKMQAEIEMLILSILSSLEHSNYYLITSQQYNEVDNPLLVGRYLRNYLAHGNPLVDILMDSTQLIFLFAMKIIKHDIYRKGNITIKRVRNKSNARYTVENQERLFRALSGNSLDEVKHWIRQGADIYGRNSNLMTALHFAAKSSNIDILKFLIDRGLNPKAKDFHKRNILHVSAAFGSKCIVEYILEELKISVDEKCERKQSPLHVAAENGCFDVVETLLHHRAKTDVVDVANQTALQKAVINNRMEIAELFLCNNKNINSIRDENGFTLLHIAAEFGFLDMVVYLLDEGADANSETTEHLTTPLHLSSFFGHLEVVKILISRGASVSARAKEGLTPLHIAVESGHQSIVEYLLENGANINAMSSQKCLPLHYAFREKHMRIFEILITNGARLEDIEICGDSAYKYAILNRNLDVINYLIENGVPINQRDPEGCTPLHLSIKYVTNDISKRLIEHGADVTAVDLKGFTPLRLAILGGNYDIASTLLLSRKAFSLSTENGYTLLHCCALTTKYIAIFFKQLGMIVNVVNYDMFASNSNMFTIFKTLVEMATNAMGSSVMKWLQWKDNKGMTALHLSCLSGNTYIVQYLVNKLPDLNIPNDNGYTPLHSAVETNHLEVVNLLLSTEKCSLNSMTSEGNTALCLASECNFTEIARVLIKNGADVNAGYPLMKAIQGGHEEMCLILLQQNEIYSGKQFKGDIDKFLQYASFNGMERVVSYILHNKSLTEDFSLEESLFRAIECGYEDIVTIFLNHGADVNYILINNFTSNLHLAVKRGHSKITKLLLDRGADINKLDSENRRPIEWAVWYDRLDLVKIIFQKKTTNVNAKLNGDYTLLHIAAEYGHLDIVKFLISENASLRAVNSFNSKPIHLAAREGHLHIVEYFIQCDKTLLRERGCANMNVLHYAAQAGQTDVVKYFIKKGININESGDNGARPIHLAAMFGFEEVLRVLLSNGAIYDCFHDIFHRTPLLLTDSANIKKFLLMIKEIFHSVKSNNVSNVKLLIDKGACIHAMDSDHATLLHYAVGEGNTEIIQLLLEYKANPNAFGGQNVTPLHIASKYGKYEAAKLLLENGAIYNAMSTDRKTPLDLASSKYINDLLKFIDIVFKNVQNCNINILSTLEKVENSEFLKSIAFAKNNEEKTLMTCAVKNDFPKLKHLESIIDKDFEIARHKIIQILNKPKYALTNLNDFQKKTSQNLGTDIPDIFESRKSTSLSSQDYEKLLRACTKFIRNEKEFNADSLKMQSFVAQAMHGQGQNIEAFQIFKYVFQQQSEMFGLNDFDTLRTLSGMASVLNSLEHYEEALKAYNIVFEKHLEIYGPDNPLTLFTQSKIGLTLAKLGKYDEALSTYKCVYESRKKVYGPFHANTLRTFHNINSILCYINKPNESVEGLREILNIQEKDLGPNHKDTVRTKQSLGLILFNMGKFFEASKILKENIENLKYVLGNEHSEVLKSENLIEAMKYPLDDLNLWRSGDLKKTNAHVPTVEELELRHLRSTISEGRTLLHFAVHRGNISVVKILLQKKCDAMQATIKGNTALHIASSKGHAEIAELLLMHVKGENVHHLSTFINAKTKNCGNSALHAAANFETAITLLKYGAIYNIQNKDCKTPKDYTTLKEISDFLQLIDELFMCVSIGDNRIMSKLKILGFEEKIAVSKARNEQKFTLLQVCLANGHKQLLKQLNLVM